Genomic segment of Primulina tabacum isolate GXHZ01 chromosome 11, ASM2559414v2, whole genome shotgun sequence:
GATAAAGAAATACGTGAGAAACAAAAATATAGAATATTTTGAACTAAAAGTCTAAAGTTAACTAAAATTTGAgtgtttgaaaaaaaatattgctttcaagcttattttttaataaaattataaaaatatatttaatctaTATAACATTTATCTATTTCAATTATATAAATTTGGGTATTATTATAGTACTTATTATCATTTGAATATTTTGTATCAACACTAACACATATTGTCTAAACTCCTCCACAAAACACAAACAAATACTAAAACACATAATTCAGCTCGAAAACTAACATAAATCAAGTCACTACGTATAAGATATTAAATCGAAACTCGCAATTATCATGTTGAAGCAAAAATACGTATCCACAAACACTCTAAAGCACTTCCAACTAGCTAGAATCTAAGAAGTGTTTCCTACAAGCTATTCCAAACACTCCTTTGGGAAGATATTGTTTTATGGACATTGgattatgattatatatatttaaaatattgatatgatattctAGTAAATATCTTGCATATCTTCATGTTATTttggtatttatatatatttgttaagTTTATGATTGTGGTTAGTGAATTTGATTATATGATAGCATATCTTCGTGTTTGTTCAGCGTAGATTGACAAACAATTGAAGATATCTTTTCTAGATTCAATTCACATACAAAGTAATTGTTTTTCCAATTTAACGAACTTGAGAGAACTTCTAAGAAACATCTCATGGAATTTAGTTGGGTAAAAGTTTTTTGGGGTGTTCGTGAAAACCAGCTTATGTTTCAACTTTtataacttttaattaaaaGCTAGACGCAAGAttgatatatatgtttttttttttctgcttctgtttttctgttaattatttaaagttaCAATTTCACATttgaatttttagaaaatttatcatattccataattaatctcaaattttataaataattttggagattttttaaatagttaaattatatttatatacgagtttttaatgaaattcataaaattcaaaatcatattttattataagcattttttttatttaaaaaccattttttttaatttacatttccagatttatttatttttacatatTTGTTCATTTATACAAATTTTTTTCAGTtgttctttttatattattgaatTCTAAATAAATTTTCAGGTATTCATATTataaaatgataaattaattttaatacaaaatattcaaaatttaataataatattatataaatacattGTTAATAGTGTGAGTACCAAAATCTAGATaattaaaaaaaggaaaaaagttaTGTAGGTTAAATATATTATAGTAATATCACTAAAAAAAATGCGAGAGCAATTTTTCTCAAAGCACTCAAACTTTAGCTTGTATTAACTtctgattttattttcaaacacTTCCTACTTTTGCTTTTCACTTGTTTTCATAAAATCTCTAAAAAAATcactttaaaataaacaaaagttttctctcaaacactCCCTAGATTTGTATTTGTGCTGAAGACAACTAACTCGAGGTGTTGCATATCCAAAATTGGAGTATCTTGATTCATTTCTCGGGCGAGGAAAGTGTTGTTCCTACGGTAGATCCGTTAAGATTTGTTCAACACTTAGGGTTCAATGATTGAGAGGAAGTTTCCAATTGAGCAAGTTCATACGTGTTTGTAACATTGGTTGATTCTCTGTGAATGGTTCGTTCTTGTTGATTAGAATAGAAAATGTTTTCCGACCTAATTTTTGTTGGTTAGGAGGACTCAACACTTCTGTTGGTAGTTATATAAGCTGTACAATTTTGACCAGCTGGTTTAGATATTTATTAATCAACGGCtaaagaaataaattaaattttaataaagttGACATTTTGCTGAACTTGAGAAACTAAGGATCCCAAGTCACATCAATCTCTTCGCTCTCCTATAATTCAAGAACGACAAAACGAAAGAAATATCGTAAAAACTTACTGGACGAGACGatttcacgagtcgtattttgttagacggatatcttatttaaatcatctatgaaaaaatattaatttttatgctaagagtattactttttattgtgaatatcgatagggttgacccgtatcacagataatgattcatgagatcgtctcacaaaagacctactcaaaaaatatatacataaacCATGATGAAGAAATCATTAATTACAAAATCGTCcgataaattattaataaagagAATCAAAACTCATTATCTATGATCAAATTCTCACCTACTACACTGACTCGTATATTTTTCGAGCATACACTTTCCGATGAGGAAGATAATTGATAACATATATTGGTTGATATAAACTTAGTGTTCTAATGGATCAAAGtttgaatttaataaaacaGAATTAAAACTGGactaaatacataaaaatataatttaatattgacgtataacaaataatatttaCAAGACCTTTGGATCCAACAACATCAAATCATATGGTATGCCTACAAATTTCATGTGGAACTAACAACCTTCCACTCGTATAATTCTaacaataaatcatattctaaccTTTACATTAAACCTAACAGACAAGTTCCAACGTATCCACCCATTGCACACCTAAAACCCACCATTTTAAGCATCCAAACCACCAAATAGATCTCGAAAAACCACCCCGAATCGAGAATCGATGAAATCGTCAAGACTCGCCCGAGGCGATGTTATTCGGGCTGTCCAAGCTGATGGAGATGATCCCATCAGCCTGATTAGGACCGAGCCAACTATGGACCAAGGTAATTGGTGGGAAACAACATGAGCAAGTTTCTTGGCATGGCTTCGGAGTGTCCACTTGTTTAAGGTTAATATTGCTTACAAGAGAAATCTTGTAGGAATCGGCGGGCATGGAGGGAGAAACAGGCTCTTTCAGAGGACCCCAACACTCCACCTTGTTGAATTCTGGGATGTTGGAGTGGAAATATACCCAAACCAATGCATCTTGTAGCTCCGGGTAATTGTTCAGcaagttcacatctccatgtacAAAAGCCTTCAAAacctgataaaaattgttttttacACAGTTTTTTAGTTATGAAACTCATGGAATGATTAGACTccaaatcatatatttaattgATTGAAGTATTTTTATTCGAAACAAAATTTGCGAAGAATTTCGAAAGTAAATTTTGGTCTTAGGACAATAAATTGGCTTCTTTCTCATTCAATTCTCAATCATGTTCTTGGTGGAATGTTGCCAACCATGTCATGTCCGGTTCTGGATCAAGTTGATACTCGCTTTCCCCCGAAAAAAAGAGACTAAAATTGAAATTCTCCGtctaaaataaggaaaatataCATGAATCGAATATAAGGAAAAGCAGTAtgtagtatatatatattattaccaCTGGAAGTTCTTTGCAGAAAATGTAGAATCTGAGCCTAGCAAACATATCTAACAAGAAGTGGCCGCCGCTTATGTGACAATGAACATGGAGTGACATTTTGCCTTTGATCTTCTTCCACTCTGCCACCACCTCATCTCTCTGTAATCTGTTGTACCACCCTTGCAACTGCATCCAATAATTTTCGGAGAAAATTACATTTCTTAATCTAGTAGTCCACACATATTTCTTGTCGTTGTTAcggaatttttaattaattaaaccacCGTCTACTTGCACAGTTTCTAGCTTTTTCTCAAATAATCTGGAGTATGGATAGATACAAGAAAATACTACATGTCAGAAATCTTCCCTGTCACgccattaaattaaataaataaataaatttatcataaaaaataGTAATCAATATCACTAATCCCATTATTACAACCATAATtacatgaataaataatatcatatataaaaattaaaaataatgaacCTGCGAATTATCGATGGTCTGAGAGATAGCAAGAGTGAGCTTGGATGTGATATCACTGTGTGTAAGTGTGTAAGTTCTCGGAAGCTTTCCGGGGTGTTTCTTCTCGTCGACTCCTACGAACAAAACTTTTAGCTTCGATGCTTCAAATATAGCTGGCCCAAATAATCTCGCAacctaaaaaaaaaactatgtaAAAAATTGATatgttttcaagaaaaagatgataaaataaaggaacCCTTGACGTAAAACTTAATCTCCAAGAAGATTACCGGGACTGCGGATTGGTTCTTCTTGGTGGAACATCGTCTTCTTGCTCTGTGCAGAGAGAAGAATGGCTGTTCTTCAGAGAAGGGCTGAAATTTGAGCTTTGATGGGAGTACCAAAGCCAGAGTTAGAGCACCCATAGCTCCGAAATAATTGCTAGGATTCCCACGAGGAAATTCTTTGGAAAgagaattttattaatttcagaAGATTTTCTGTATCTGATGTAATTTTGGTTGGTTTGGGGGGTCTAAAAAGTTTGGGAAAGCGTAGAACTTTGGCATAGATCGTGGAACTTCGTGCTTTGTTTGCGCGAAAGTAAACGGACAACGACTAGTCGCGTGTCAAATTAATAGTAAGAGATTTGCTCCAAAGATTCTTACTTTTCCAAAGATTCATTGGCACGAATATTTGAGGATTTATTTACCATATTCTGCACTCGTTGGTTGATTGTATACGTTGTATATCAGGACCAACATAGTGGGGTTGCATGGTTAAAGGCGGACCACGTAAAGGGGTTAGCTTAACGAGTACTCCAATCAAATATTGGCACTTGACTTTGCGTGTGTTGTGggcactcttttttttttttttataaattagttTTAGGGGGTTTATGAatgtttttcaaattttttttgccTTTTCTAGAAAATAATATGTTGGGTATTGGGTAGACGTGCATTGATTCGAAATCTATTTTTGAGAAATTATTTTAGCTTTTGTTTTTCACAATAATCGAATTTCAAATTAGAttacttttaaaaattaaaaatatatattattaactcCCTATTTTTAAGTGTCAAGTAATAACTTCCTCCTTGGGTtatgtttatttatgttcatgtttatgAATATTTGGTAAGTTTGGTGATTTCAATTCATTGACGGAACTCAAAAGAGGTAGTTTGAAAGGTATATACATATTTCGGAGATAGGAGTAGTATTCAAAGTAGAGAAAAAGGCTATAATCTGGAGAATATGGAACAACAAATTTTGTCTCGATTCTAGTTTATCAAGGCTGAAAATCACCTTTACCTAActtcatattttatgatatttaccTTTATTGTATTGCTAATTTGTTATGACTAATTTCTTCTAATTTTgccaaatttaaagaaaatgggTGTTTGTGTACAAACTgttagaaatatattttttcaaaaaaataaccaaactgGTTATGTATATATTCAATTTTGGGTTTGGTTATGTAAGTTATGTTATATTTTGGTTTTTAGTCCTTTTTTTTATTGAGTGATTATGTGACACCAGATACGTATATATTTTTCAGTGTCTCATCGGTATTTTTCGATGTCACGTAAGAATTTTTTGACGTTACGTCATCGCCTCATTAAAAAAAAGactaaaaattaaaacataacTTACATGACTTAACAACATGAGTATTTTCTGGTATATGATCATCATTTTTGAATTCACGTCAGAACTCCATGATAAAAGGACTAAAAACATAAGCATAGCACAACATACaatatcaaaattcaaattgaaCATTAACATGaccaaaaacacaaaatgagaaaacttataGAACAATTTTGACTATTTttcaatattataataataatttttagaagataatttttttaataggtTTCCAAATAATTTTGCCTAAACAATAATGTTTTAGACTAGTTGGTCGTGTGGCGGCTTCCAATTGCCTAACCTAGCTAATATATCTAAAGCAGCAGTTTACCAGCCTAAAGTTGACATGATGCAATTTCACTCTTGAAGTTCACCATGTGCTTTTCCATATATTTTTTCAGAATTAGAACAACCTAAATTCGCTATATATCAGTTTTACATTGGCATTTTAGTTGTATAAAGTTTGTTAATCATGTGATTAAATCTATATCACAACACCCCAAGAATTCATGtcgaattatcagaaaatataaataatagtaAACGCATACAAGAATCCATTGATTTATCCAACTTTGGAGTTATGGATCTTCCATGGCAACATAGAATCGACCACCTTATTCTTGCCTTAGATGAAGAAGGAGAGAGATCTATAATATGTGTATATTCTATGTTATTTTCTGTGCTTTGAGaccataatattatataatattagcCGTCTTCAACTCATCATAGAAGATTTAATTGAGCTGAGTTTCTACACATAAGGTGGATCAtatcaatttatttaatattttggaaacccataattaattagatcacCTCATTGGGTTCTTTATTAGATAGTTTGTCCatgtacaattaattaaattacgcGAGCCCACAAAATGATTACAACAGTCTCCCACATGAGCCACATAAGTTATCCTTATATTGTATATGCAAAAAATGGATTGAGCTCTTGCTATCTAAACCAAAATATTCCTTAACAATCTAGTATATCAATTATACCAATATTGTACCAAAGCGGTCATAGCTACGTTTAAAATCACTA
This window contains:
- the LOC142519283 gene encoding protein STAY-GREEN 1, chloroplastic-like gives rise to the protein MGALTLALVLPSKLKFQPFSEEQPFFSLHRARRRCSTKKNQSAVPVARLFGPAIFEASKLKVLFVGVDEKKHPGKLPRTYTLTHSDITSKLTLAISQTIDNSQLQGWYNRLQRDEVVAEWKKIKGKMSLHVHCHISGGHFLLDMFARLRFYIFCKELPVVLKAFVHGDVNLLNNYPELQDALVWVYFHSNIPEFNKVECWGPLKEPVSPSMPADSYKISLVSNINLKQVDTPKPCQETCSCCFPPITLVHSWLGPNQADGIISISLDSPNNIASGES